The Quercus lobata isolate SW786 chromosome 4, ValleyOak3.0 Primary Assembly, whole genome shotgun sequence genome segment gaaaaaatattgatgatGACCTTACTAGATAATAAATTACAGTACTCACCATGGTGGTATTTAGATCTTGAACCTATGATATCCGATTTTTAAGCACAATGTGTAATGCTAagtgattattttaatttttttggctaaaaataaagtctcaaaacacaatttttggtCAAACTAGTTACAAGTCATTGGCATCACTAATTATATTCTGTAAgcttgatggttttttttttttggggggggggggggtaataCCAAGCCAAaaggcagaaaaaaaaaaaggcacaagaATTGGCAAGCTTACGAGCATTAGTCAGAATTTGCCTAGGGACTAGATGAAATCAGAGCTTAGAAAATTGCAAATGCAGCACAGCAATGCCTTAAAAGCTCGTATCTTCCGGTTTGGTGTTTGCATTCCACAACAACACTTCATGAATTGTCTGACAAAGCTTGCACCTCAGCAGCAACTCTTTCTTTTAATACTAACTGCCATTAACATCAACACTTACCACACTCGACAATTGACAGTCAACAAATCAGATCTAATTGCACAAGGAGGTCTATAGCTTCCTAGAGAATGATTCCAAGTCATTGCTTCTTGAAAGATCGTGAGCATAGGGCTGTAGTAGTTAAGAGCTTGAGAAGCATTGACAACCTTCACTTCAAAAACACGGATAGATTCTTGCATTTCCGAATAGCCCAAAGAGATATTGATATACtacccaaaaattaatttattttgaaaatttgagaacaattcgGATTCCAGAAGCTAGCCTCTGTTACAGCACTGCAAGAATTTGCTAGGTTAGGgtaaaaaacttcaaaatcatgtgtttaaaacttaaaagactaCATTGAACATAAATAAAGTTAGAAgattgaaataaatttcaacCAAACTTAGAggtgcaatttgcattttagccccctaaaaaaaaaaaaaaaattgctttgtATATGTTGTACCTGGAAGCAGTAGAtatctatactttttttttttttgtttctgattTACATAATTGCTGCTACTCCTCCTCCTCTTCATTGACACAGCTCAAAAAATCAGAGAGGcaggaaattgaaactttagggATGTCGATGATCTTGAACCACTCTCGCCCTTTTCCTTTCTTGCAGTGTTGTTTCAGCACTGGACATTCCCCAATATATAGATCTAGAAGTGAGGGAGGCAGACCCTTCTCTGGGAGGAATGCAAGTTTAGGGCAATTGTAGATTGTCAAATATTCAAGAGCAGAGAGGTTTTGAAAGCCCATGGAGGATAGGAATACTATATTTGGAAAATCTTCAATTCTAAGACTGATGAGAGAGGAAggcatcaccatcatcatcttccCATCTTCCTCTTCAGGAAAAGACTGCCAATCTGGCAATCCACCACCAATCCAGAGATATGTAAGAGAAGTGAGTCTATGCAATCCCCACTCTAATATTTTCTTACAAGTATTCACCCCTGACAACGTAAGTGATGTTAGGTTGGTGGGGAAACCCTCTCCCGGAAAGGATTTGATGCTTTCACATTCCAATATGATTAATAGTGGAAGAAAGGTGAGGTTGGGTAAGGTCTCCAATTTCTCACAAGTTGCTATACAAAGCACACTCAGGCTGGTGGGGAGCAACCCTCCATCCGGGAAGGAAACAACACTAGAACTCCATATGTCGATCTTATTGAGATGACAGAGTTTGTGTATACCCTCTGGTAAGAATTTAAGCTTTTCACATTTCCCAATTTCAAGCTGCTCAAGAGACGCTGGTAACTTGTATGTTACTGACTCCAGTTTCGGACACCTACTTACGGCAAGATGTTTAAGGGCAGTAGGTAACTGGTCACTTGATGATAAGGATGTTAGCTCTGAGCATCCCATGATATCAAGGTATTTAAGTGTGGTAGGTAGGGCCCATAAGCATTTTAGAGATGGACAACACATAATCTCCAAGTGCTCTAGCAGAGATCCATAGCTATTGCTGTTGTTGCTGTTAAGATTCtccgaagaagaagaagaagaagcctcTCCTTCCATGTCCACCACAAGCTGCAAATTCTCGCAAAGTACTATCTTTAGATTCTTCAAAGTTGGAGGTAGCTGGCCTCTTGAAATGAACGTCAAAGAATTACAATCCTTAATAGTTGCATATTCAAGGCATGTACAATCGGATATCGGTAAGGATTTTAGAGCTCCAcaactttcaattttcaatgCCTTTACCCTAGACGTCAAGCAGTTGATGTTTAGGAGACTCGGGCACGATATGATATCTAGTGTTTCTAGGGACATGAACCTATCTTGCCATAGAGATCTTAATTTCTTACAATCATTTATCACCAGAGTTTCAACTTGCGCTGACCCAGGCATGAACTCCTCTGTCAAGATTTTCAATTCTGAAATAGAAAGAACCATTGACTTTAGTAAGGATAACTCAATTGTGCTTCTGTTCACCTCTTTGCATCCCACAATTTCAAATTTACGAAGTATTGGAAGGCTTGGAATTGAAACTACCAACTTCTCACATTCATGAATAGAAAATGTTTCCAACGATGGGAGATGGCGGGGCAATTTTCCTTGCAATTTGGGGCATCGAGAGATAGAAAGCTCACGCAAGCAAGGGAATTCTTCATACTCAACTCCACAAGGAATCCAATCTTTCCATTCTTCCATATCCTCAAAACGAAGTGTCTCTAAGGATCGAAAAGGCTTCAAGTAACCTTCCCCATAAAACTCAGGACCAACACTCTGTACCCTAGCCATTTTTTCAATGACGAGGTATTTAAGCGAGGGTAGTTGTCCAATAGCAGGTAAGGACATGCATTTTCCACATCTGCCAATTCTTACCTCCACCATATTAGAAAATGAAGGATCGCTTAACCATGTTGGCAATTTTGCACCAACATAACCCTCAATGAAAAGTGTTTTCACCATTCTATAAGGTTGTAGCATGTTAAGAACATCTATTGCAATTCCTTCATCTTGTATATCATCTAGTGCATTCTCCCATTTCATTGTCAATGCCTCTACACTCTTCTTACCATTTAAATTGGCCTTTCTTGCATCCTCTGCATCGAGCACATTCTCCAAGCCTGAAATACAAAGTTTTCCCTGAAGAAACTCCAAGTTCATTA includes the following:
- the LOC115983492 gene encoding putative disease resistance RPP13-like protein 1, giving the protein MSIIGEAALSAFFEGLFDKLASSDLLKIFQQEKLHADLKKWKTTLLKIRAVLDDAEEKQMTSRLVKIWLVELEDLVHDADDILDEFATEVLRRKLNAEPRTSKVRKFIPACVGFNPSSVMFNANMRSKIEDIDTRLQNIVTDMNGLGLIESTGRRTRTTRSWVPTTSLVNEGHVYGRDEDKKALIDLLLSHELSDAQLSVIPIVGIGGLGKTTLVQLVYNDDDVSRYFDLKAWVCVSDDFDIVRVTKVILQSIIAPETCSDNDLNLLQVKLKDKLFGKKFLFILDDVWNEDYNNWTKLRIPFEFGALGSKIIVTTRNQGVSSTMGTTSTYELKILSNDACWCVFSQHALGATDSTMHPELKEIGREILHRCKGSPLAAKVLGGLLRTKRNSDEWKNVLNSKIWEIPEEKSTILSVLKLSYQHLPSHLKRCFAYCSLFPKGYAFEEKKLVLLWMAEGLVQETKGNKPMEVVASEYFRDLHMRSFFQQSSNQESLFVMHDLINDIAQWVAGGLCYRLEDTMGDDKQSNISTKVRHFSYIRFECDGIKRFENFPKDVHLRTFLPLPIKESGYLTNYVPNCLLPQLRYLRVLSLGGYKTIELPNSISDLKHLRYLNLSNSSIRSLPKSTSSLYNLQTLILKGCSCLTNLPERIGNLVNLRHLDITDVNSIKEMPMGIEKLKSLRTLSNFVVGKNTGSKIGDLMNLEFLQGKLCISGLENVLDAEDARKANLNGKKSVEALTMKWENALDDIQDEGIAIDVLNMLQPYRMVKTLFIEGYVGAKLPTWLSDPSFSNMVEVRIGRCGKCMSLPAIGQLPSLKYLVIEKMARVQSVGPEFYGEGYLKPFRSLETLRFEDMEEWKDWIPCGVEYEEFPCLRELSISRCPKLQGKLPRHLPSLETFSIHECEKLVVSIPSLPILRKFEIVGCKEVNRSTIELSLLKSMVLSISELKILTEEFMPGSAQVETLVINDCKKLRSLWQDRFMSLETLDIISCPSLLNINCLTSRVKALKIESCGALKSLPISDCTCLEYATIKDCNSLTFISRGQLPPTLKNLKIVLCENLQLVVDMEGEASSSSSSENLNSNNSNSYGSLLEHLEIMCCPSLKCLWALPTTLKYLDIMGCSELTSLSSSDQLPTALKHLAVSRCPKLESVTYKLPASLEQLEIGKCEKLKFLPEGIHKLCHLNKIDIWSSSVVSFPDGGLLPTSLSVLCIATCEKLETLPNLTFLPLLIILECESIKSFPGEGFPTNLTSLTLSGVNTCKKILEWGLHRLTSLTYLWIGGGLPDWQSFPEEEDGKMMMVMPSSLISLRIEDFPNIVFLSSMGFQNLSALEYLTIYNCPKLAFLPEKGLPPSLLDLYIGECPVLKQHCKKGKGREWFKIIDIPKVSISCLSDFLSCVNEEEEE